Within Corynebacterium jeddahense, the genomic segment CGTTTACGTGAGCGAGTTCAAGGACGTACATTCTATCGTGGAGATAGATGCTCCGAGCAGCTACGCCCAGCCAAATCGAAAGATCGTCTTTCAACCCAGCAAGTAGCGTTTCAAGTTTCTTTGAGTTGTTCTTGTGCTTCCGGAGCTGATCAACTGCGTCATCGAGTTGTTCGATGGCGTAAGACTCGATGCTATTCAGCGCTGATCCGAGGTGGTCAACCTTCGACCAGGTGGTTGCGGAAACGCTGCTGCTGCGCCGGTAAAGTTCGTCAGCTTCCTCAATCGTGTACTGGATACCGCCAAGTTGAGCTAGCGCATTAATCTTGCGCTCCCGAAGGAGGTCATCGAGTTTCTCATCGATAACCTCCAGATACTCCTTGATTTCCGCGATTGCTGCCTCAATCGCTGCTTGCGCGGCAATGCCGGCAGCATTCGAGGCCATGACTGGAGAGAACTTCACCTCTTGGAAAGACGTGTGTTTGAAGAACTGGCTTGGGTTGTCAGCGAGCCCAAGATCGCTTCGACGCAGGACTCCTGGCACCGGTCCTGTCGACGTGCGGTGCCGAAGTAGCGCTGCAGTTTCGTCTGTCGCTTTGTAGTACTTGCCGGACTTGAACTTGCGGTCGGAGATCGTGCTCAACACATTGTTCGCGCGGAAAAGCACTTGCGGTGACATTGGCTCAAACGCGGGCGAGGAAGAGGGTGGGAAGCTTTCGTCCTCGCTCAGGATCAGCAGGCCTTCGCTGTCTGCCAAGAAAGCCAGTTCTTTACTTGCAGTCCCCATACACCGAAACTGTAGTCCTCGGGGCGTGCATTCCGTGCACTCTTCAGCGGAAACTCGCGGCTTGCGCAAGAGCTTCTCGGCGCCCACGCGTCCGCTTACACTGGCGCGCATGAAGACATCGCTCTATGTTTCTTTCCCCGGCAACGCCCGCGAGGCCCTCGAGTTTTACCACGAGGTGTTCGGTGGCGAGCTCGACATCATCACCTACGGCGAGCAGCTCGACCGCGGTGCGCAGTTCCCGTTCGACCCGCCGCGCGACGCCGTCGCGCACGGCACCCTGACCGGACCGTTCACGTTCGGCGGGGGCGACGACCTGCAGAACAACTCCAGCACGCTGGACCGGGGTGTTTTCGGCTTTACCGCCGAGATGGAGTCGGTGGAGGAGGGCGAGCAGCTCATCGAGAAGCTCACCCGCGGCGGCGGCAAGGTCACCATGCCGTTCGCAAAGGCGCCGTGGGGCGCGCACTTCGGAGTCGTGGAGGACAAGTTCGGACTCGCCTGGAACATCTCTACTGGCGACGGGAGGTAGGTCGCGGGGTGGGGCGGAGCTTTCCGTCGCTAAGCAATTGCTTTAACGGCCCGGCAGCACAACAGAGGGGTACTTGCGCACGTATCCCACCGCGATGACCACGAGCGCCGCGCCCGCGCCGATGACGGTCTCTGCGGTGCGTGCGAGCAGCATCGGCGCGCCGGGGGCGGTGTCCACCACCTGGATCATGAGCAGCGCGGTCGGGGTGATGAAGCTGGCGGCGATGGTGTAGTTGCGGGTCACGTACATCTCGGTGAGGTACTGCAGGATCACAATCCAGACGACGATTTGCCAGGGCTGCATCGGGTGGGAGAGCAAGAAGCCGGCGACGGCGATGCCGCTGAGCGTGCCCAGCACGCGCTCGATCGCGCGGTAGAACTGAACCTTGAACCGGGAGTTCACCAGCGGCGTGACGGAGGCGACCATCGCCCAGTAGGAGTGCGAGAGGGGGTCGATGAGTCGCCCGCGAGGGCCTGGTATTTCAGCCGGTTGCCGCGCGTGGCGTGCCTGCCGTACACGCCGGTGAAGGCGCCGAAGTTGGCGTAGATCGCCAGGTCGAGCCGCCCCAGCGCGAGCAGGGTGAACATCGGGATGGCCACGCCGAGGGCGGTGCGGAACGCCGGGATATGGTCGCGCTGTGCGGGCCCCATCCGAAATAACGGCCCGAACCGGTCCACCATCGCCCTCCTCCGACGCGTTCACACCAACCCATCCGACTGTGATCGGTCGCAGGGGCGGTTGCGTATCGACGACCTTACGGCCGGGCGCGCTAGTAGCGCTGGCTGAACGCCGAGCGCACCGCCTGGAGCTGCCAGGCGAGCACGAGGCTGGTGATGCCACTGACCACGCCCCACAGGCCGGCCGTCCA encodes:
- a CDS encoding VOC family protein, producing MKTSLYVSFPGNAREALEFYHEVFGGELDIITYGEQLDRGAQFPFDPPRDAVAHGTLTGPFTFGGGDDLQNNSSTLDRGVFGFTAEMESVEEGEQLIEKLTRGGGKVTMPFAKAPWGAHFGVVEDKFGLAWNISTGDGR
- a CDS encoding FUSC family protein translates to MVASVTPLVNSRFKVQFYRAIERVLGTLSGIAVAGFLLSHPMQPWQIVVWIVILQYLTEMYVTRNYTIAASFITPTALLMIQVVDTAPGAPMLLARTAETVIGAGAALVVIAVGYVRKYPSVVLPGR